The following coding sequences lie in one Pseudorca crassidens isolate mPseCra1 chromosome 2, mPseCra1.hap1, whole genome shotgun sequence genomic window:
- the AGTRAP gene encoding type-1 angiotensin II receptor-associated protein isoform X1, which yields MELPAVNLKAILLVHWLLAIWGCIVFPGAYAWSNFTILALGVWAVAQRDSIDAISMFLGGLVVTIFLDIIHISIFYPRTSLLDTERFSAGMAIVSALLKPVSCCFVYQMHRERRAFLGPSQDHSAYQTIDSPEAPADLESRAHVPQGY from the exons ATGGAGCTGCCCGCCGTGAACCTGAAG GCGATCCTCCTGGTTCACTGGCTGCTGGCGATCTG GGGCTGCATCGTGTTCCCGGGCGCCTACGCGTGGTCCAACTTCACCATCCTGGCTTTGGGCGTGTGGGCCGTCGCGCAGCGGGACTCCATCGACGCCATAAGTATG TTTCTGGGTGGCTTGGTGGTCACCATCTTCCTGGACATCATCCACATCAGCATCTTCTACCCAAGGACCAGCCTCTTGGACACAGAGCGCTTCAGCGCTGGCATGGCCATCGTCAGCGCGCTCCTCAAGCCGGTCTCCTGCTGCTTCGTCTACCAAATGCACCGGGAGCGCAGGG CTTTCCTCGGACCTTCACAGGATCACAGTGCCTACCAGACGATTGACTCTCCAGAAGCCCCTGCCGACCTGGAGAGCAGGGCTCACGTCCCCCAAGGATACTGA
- the AGTRAP gene encoding type-1 angiotensin II receptor-associated protein isoform X2, producing MRATKAILLVHWLLAIWGCIVFPGAYAWSNFTILALGVWAVAQRDSIDAISMFLGGLVVTIFLDIIHISIFYPRTSLLDTERFSAGMAIVSALLKPVSCCFVYQMHRERRAFLGPSQDHSAYQTIDSPEAPADLESRAHVPQGY from the exons ATGAGGGCAACTAAG GCGATCCTCCTGGTTCACTGGCTGCTGGCGATCTG GGGCTGCATCGTGTTCCCGGGCGCCTACGCGTGGTCCAACTTCACCATCCTGGCTTTGGGCGTGTGGGCCGTCGCGCAGCGGGACTCCATCGACGCCATAAGTATG TTTCTGGGTGGCTTGGTGGTCACCATCTTCCTGGACATCATCCACATCAGCATCTTCTACCCAAGGACCAGCCTCTTGGACACAGAGCGCTTCAGCGCTGGCATGGCCATCGTCAGCGCGCTCCTCAAGCCGGTCTCCTGCTGCTTCGTCTACCAAATGCACCGGGAGCGCAGGG CTTTCCTCGGACCTTCACAGGATCACAGTGCCTACCAGACGATTGACTCTCCAGAAGCCCCTGCCGACCTGGAGAGCAGGGCTCACGTCCCCCAAGGATACTGA